In Fortiea contorta PCC 7126, one genomic interval encodes:
- the mnmE gene encoding tRNA uridine-5-carboxymethylaminomethyl(34) synthesis GTPase MnmE, whose translation MSEVFATTGTIAAIATAVVPQQGSVGIVRVSGERAMAIAQTLFSAPGRQVWDSHRVLYGYIRCPQTRRLVDEALLLLMRAPRSYTREDVVEFHCHGGIMAVQQVLQLCLENGARLAQAGEFTLRAFLNGRLDLTQAESVADLVGARSPQAAQLALVGLQGKLADPIRRLRGRCLDILAEIEARIDFEEDLPPLDFKVIISEIEHVAAEISKLLATKDRGELLRTGLKVAIVGRPNVGKSSLLNAWSQSDRAIVTDLPGTTRDVVESQLVVGGIPVQVLDTAGIRETTDQVEKIGVERSRRAANAADLVLLTIDATAGWTAGDQEIYAQVQDRPLMLVINKIDLVQALDFTSLEYPQTINQIVPTAAAKNQGIDALETAILEIVQAGKIQAADVDLAINQRQAAALVKANIALIQLQTTIDEQLPLDFWTIDLRDAVHALGEITGEEVTESVLDRIFSKFCIGK comes from the coding sequence ATGTCGGAAGTTTTTGCTACGACGGGAACGATCGCGGCGATCGCTACTGCTGTTGTTCCGCAGCAAGGTAGTGTGGGTATTGTCAGGGTTTCTGGGGAGCGGGCGATGGCGATCGCTCAAACTCTGTTTTCTGCTCCTGGGCGTCAGGTTTGGGACTCTCACCGGGTTCTCTATGGTTATATCCGTTGTCCCCAGACGCGGCGATTGGTGGATGAAGCTTTGTTGTTGTTGATGCGGGCGCCCCGTTCTTACACTCGTGAGGATGTGGTCGAGTTTCATTGCCACGGGGGAATTATGGCTGTGCAGCAGGTGTTGCAATTGTGTTTAGAAAACGGTGCTCGTCTGGCTCAGGCGGGGGAGTTTACGCTGCGTGCTTTTTTGAATGGGCGCTTGGATTTAACTCAGGCGGAGAGTGTGGCTGATTTGGTGGGAGCGCGATCGCCTCAAGCTGCACAGTTGGCTTTGGTGGGTTTGCAGGGAAAGTTAGCTGATCCGATTCGCCGCTTACGGGGGCGTTGTTTGGATATCTTAGCGGAAATCGAAGCTAGAATCGATTTTGAGGAAGACTTACCACCGCTGGATTTTAAGGTCATAATATCAGAAATTGAGCATGTTGCAGCCGAGATCAGCAAATTATTAGCGACTAAAGATCGAGGTGAACTGCTGCGTACAGGTTTGAAAGTGGCGATTGTGGGGCGTCCGAATGTAGGTAAATCGAGCTTGTTGAATGCTTGGAGCCAGAGCGATCGCGCTATTGTGACGGATTTACCCGGCACAACCCGCGATGTGGTGGAATCTCAGTTGGTGGTGGGGGGAATTCCTGTGCAGGTGCTGGATACGGCAGGGATTCGGGAAACCACAGACCAAGTTGAAAAAATTGGTGTCGAGCGATCGCGCCGGGCTGCCAACGCTGCAGATTTAGTCTTGCTGACTATTGATGCTACGGCTGGTTGGACGGCTGGTGATCAAGAAATTTATGCACAAGTACAAGACCGTCCGTTGATGCTGGTAATTAACAAAATTGATCTTGTGCAGGCGTTGGATTTCACTTCTTTAGAATATCCCCAAACAATTAACCAAATTGTCCCGACTGCAGCGGCTAAAAATCAAGGTATCGATGCTTTAGAAACAGCAATTTTAGAGATAGTGCAAGCGGGAAAAATTCAAGCTGCTGATGTAGATTTAGCGATTAATCAAAGACAAGCTGCAGCTTTAGTTAAAGCCAATATAGCTTTGATTCAACTACAAACGACAATTGACGAACAGTTACCCCTAGATTTTTGGACAATTGACTTACGAGATGCTGTTCATGCACTCGGAGAAATTACAGGCGAAGAAGTGACAGAATCAGTTTTAGATAGAATTTTTAGTAAGTTTTGTATTGGTAAGTAA
- a CDS encoding NAD(P)H-quinone oxidoreductase subunit J has translation MADAESKPVPAVEESLVKAGQVSQWLTENGFDHESLAPDANGSEIIKVEANFLLPIATALYVYGFNYLQFQGGIDLGPGQDLVSVYHLIKVDSDSDRPQEVRVKVFLPRENPSVPSVYWIWKTADWQERESFDMFGIIYEGHPNLKRILMPEDWVGWPLRKDYISPDFYELQDAY, from the coding sequence GTGGCTGATGCAGAATCTAAACCAGTACCAGCGGTAGAAGAGTCTCTGGTAAAGGCTGGTCAAGTTTCCCAGTGGTTAACAGAAAATGGCTTTGACCATGAGAGTTTAGCACCCGATGCGAATGGGTCTGAGATAATTAAGGTGGAGGCAAATTTCTTGCTCCCGATCGCTACAGCCCTGTATGTTTACGGGTTTAATTATCTCCAGTTTCAAGGCGGAATTGATTTGGGGCCTGGACAAGATTTGGTGAGCGTGTATCACTTGATTAAGGTCGATAGTGACAGCGATCGCCCCCAGGAAGTCCGGGTGAAGGTGTTCTTACCACGAGAAAATCCCTCTGTACCTTCAGTTTACTGGATTTGGAAGACCGCAGACTGGCAAGAGCGCGAGTCTTTCGATATGTTCGGTATTATCTACGAAGGACACCCGAATTTGAAGCGGATTTTAATGCCGGAAGATTGGGTGGGTTGGCCTTTGCGTAAGGATTATATCTCTCCTGATTTCTATGAGTTACAAGATGCTTATTAA